The following proteins are encoded in a genomic region of Prochlorothrix hollandica PCC 9006 = CALU 1027:
- a CDS encoding WD40 repeat domain-containing protein codes for MQSEQSKPKTQISEPHLFSAQETAPEVDGLTELENEALATVVLAGGSCKAGQRLLVTMGVALTMVGAVVYSGMSLTRAEDREPNGEDRGVTVPWKAEKMQTVAPDPADQIQVEAQVQGVTVKRQAQQIQAGAEIQVQKAQGDGQQATVAKGELEWVQREAAARLAGAVEQQRAAEAQMQTVTFALTTVEQDTRMEGHQGIVLSVQFSPQGDRVVTGGQDGTARLWDLQGRELMKFEGHQGIVLSVQFSPQGDRIVTIGEDETVRLWDLQGQELMKFEGHQGSVYDVQFNRQGDRIVTSGYDRTARLWDLQGQELTKFESHQGSVNSVQFSPQGDRIVTIGEDETVRLWDLQGQELTKFEGHQAIVLSVQFSPQGDHIVTSSYDGTARLWDLQGRELMKFEGHQGFVWSVQFSSQGDRIVTSGEDGTARLWDLQGRELMKFKGHQGIVYDVQFSSLRDRIVTSGEDGTARLWDLQGRELMKFEGHQGWAWSVQFSPQGDRIVTRGPDGMARLWDSQGQELTKFEGHQGFVSDVQFSPQGDRIVTGGSDGRLLLWDLQGRELTKFEGHQGPVRFRSVQFSPQGDRILTSGTSLGGDRTARLWDLQGQELMKFEGHQGWVYDVQFSPQGDHIVTSGEGGMARLWDLQGQELTKFEGHQGIVWSVQFSPQGDRIVTGGYDGTARLWDLQGQELTKFEGHQGRVMSVQFSPQGDRILTRGSDGTARLWDLQGRELTKF; via the coding sequence ATGCAATCTGAGCAATCTAAGCCCAAGACCCAAATCTCTGAGCCTCACCTTTTTTCAGCCCAGGAGACGGCTCCAGAGGTGGACGGTTTGACGGAGTTGGAGAATGAGGCACTGGCAACGGTGGTGTTGGCTGGGGGTAGTTGCAAGGCGGGGCAGCGGTTGTTGGTAACGATGGGGGTGGCCCTGACGATGGTGGGGGCGGTGGTGTATTCAGGGATGAGCTTGACCCGTGCCGAAGATCGGGAGCCTAACGGCGAGGACCGAGGGGTAACGGTCCCTTGGAAGGCAGAAAAGATGCAGACGGTAGCCCCGGACCCAGCGGATCAGATCCAGGTCGAGGCCCAGGTGCAAGGGGTAACGGTCAAGAGGCAGGCGCAGCAGATTCAAGCTGGGGCTGAAATCCAGGTGCAGAAGGCCCAGGGGGACGGACAGCAGGCGACGGTGGCCAAAGGGGAGTTGGAGTGGGTGCAACGGGAGGCAGCGGCACGGTTGGCGGGGGCAGTGGAGCAGCAGCGGGCGGCAGAGGCCCAGATGCAAACCGTGACCTTTGCTTTAACCACAGTCGAACAAGACACTCGTATGGAGGGGCATCAGGGGATTGTCTTGTCGGTGCAATTTAGTCCCCAGGGCGATCGCGTCGTGACCGGAGGACAGGACGGAACGGCGAGGTTGTGGGACTTGCAGGGGCGGGAATTGATGAAATTTGAGGGACATCAGGGGATTGTCTTGTCGGTGCAATTTAGTCCCCAGGGCGATCGCATCGTGACCATTGGCGAGGACGAAACGGTGCGGTTGTGGGACTTGCAGGGGCAGGAACTGATGAAATTTGAGGGCCATCAGGGGAGTGTCTATGATGTGCAATTTAATCGCCAGGGAGATCGCATCGTAACCAGTGGCTATGACAGAACGGCGCGGTTGTGGGATTTGCAGGGGCAGGAACTGACAAAATTTGAGAGCCATCAGGGGAGTGTCAATTCGGTGCAATTTAGTCCCCAGGGCGATCGCATCGTGACCATTGGCGAGGACGAAACGGTGCGGTTGTGGGACTTGCAGGGCCAGGAACTGACGAAATTTGAGGGCCATCAGGCGATTGTCTTGTCGGTGCAATTTAGTCCCCAGGGCGATCACATTGTGACCAGTAGCTATGACGGAACGGCGCGGTTGTGGGACTTGCAGGGACGGGAACTGATGAAATTTGAGGGCCATCAGGGTTTTGTCTGGTCAGTGCAATTTAGTTCCCAGGGGGATCGTATCGTGACCAGTGGCGAGGACGGAACGGCGAGGTTGTGGGACTTGCAGGGGCGGGAATTGATGAAATTTAAGGGCCATCAGGGGATTGTCTATGATGTGCAATTTAGTTCCCTGAGAGATCGTATCGTGACCAGTGGCGAGGACGGAACGGCGAGGTTGTGGGACTTGCAGGGGCGGGAATTGATGAAATTTGAGGGGCATCAGGGTTGGGCCTGGTCGGTGCAATTTAGTCCCCAGGGAGATCGCATCGTGACCCGTGGCCCTGACGGAATGGCGCGGTTGTGGGACTCGCAGGGGCAGGAACTGACTAAATTTGAGGGGCACCAGGGTTTTGTCTCTGATGTGCAATTTAGTCCCCAGGGAGATCGTATTGTGACTGGTGGCTCTGACGGCAGGTTGCTGTTGTGGGACTTGCAGGGGCGGGAACTAACAAAATTTGAGGGGCATCAGGGTCCTGTCAGGTTTAGGTCGGTGCAATTTAGTCCCCAGGGAGATCGCATCCTGACCAGTGGCACTTCACTAGGCGGTGACAGAACGGCGCGGTTGTGGGACTTGCAGGGGCAGGAACTGATGAAATTTGAGGGCCATCAGGGTTGGGTCTATGATGTGCAATTTAGTCCCCAGGGCGATCACATCGTGACCAGTGGCGAGGGTGGAATGGCGAGGTTGTGGGACTTGCAGGGGCAGGAACTGACGAAATTTGAGGGACATCAGGGGATTGTCTGGTCGGTGCAGTTTAGTCCCCAGGGCGATCGCATCGTGACCGGTGGCTATGACGGAACGGCACGGTTGTGGGACTTGCAGGGGCAGGAACTGACCAAATTTGAGGGCCATCAGGGGCGTGTCATGTCGGTGCAATTTAGTCCCCAGGGCGATCGCATCCTGACCCGTGGCTCTGACGGAACAGCGCGGTTGTGGGACTTACAGGGGCGGGAGCTGACGAAATTTTAG
- the gloA gene encoding lactoylglutathione lyase, which produces MRLLHTMLRVGNLEKSLDFYCNVLGMTHLRQKDYPDGKFTLAFVGYGPESEQAVIELTHNWDTAAYDLGTGYGHIALGVDDIYGTCEAIRAKGGQITREPGPMKHGSTVIAFVADPDGYKIELIQAK; this is translated from the coding sequence ATGCGACTCCTCCACACCATGCTCCGGGTCGGTAACCTGGAAAAATCCCTGGATTTCTACTGCAATGTTTTGGGCATGACCCACCTGCGCCAGAAAGATTACCCCGACGGTAAATTCACCCTGGCCTTTGTCGGCTATGGCCCAGAGTCGGAGCAGGCCGTCATTGAACTGACCCACAACTGGGACACCGCCGCCTATGACCTGGGGACGGGCTATGGTCACATTGCCCTGGGGGTGGATGACATCTATGGCACCTGCGAGGCTATTCGCGCCAAAGGGGGCCAGATTACCCGTGAACCGGGACCGATGAAACATGGCTCAACGGTGATCGCCTTTGTGGCGGATCCCGATGGCTACAAAATTGAACTGATTCAGGCTAAGTAA
- a CDS encoding SPOR domain-containing protein: MNNPLTLSNRGDSQQHPQATAPNPDVAAVLTCLDIRLEDELQRYRRQKRIQQAQNQPPVQGSPHSGPLELLGLKRSQAVGLTAVSQKSPLPSLLVGGNTAGSTVAPSFKTGIGKAGIGKAGSGSGVQPFSAGTAIARSGPDPQSPQSPAAPPARPAPPSSPAPGLGNYRSAAAPVSPAPVSPAPVSPPPASPPSDWQVDPWLDSTPPPAPVPTAPAAPPTPVAPPPVSQAQLLQAQLLQAQLLQAQLLQAQRPESAVDPVASPRTPEPSPGSRPSARDAAIADSDRVADTRVDSSMAVETPLDGYGDAPLDQHMAQLFQEAFQFSAFEDQFLDQVASTSQDDGVGAADSRKADTFGATAGFVGMLPVAMETTAIPDDIPDSLDLDFAPGDLAALENLDLNLETAADQPLLSPDPLTPDSVSTQIQPQAYDQSRALDRLEELAAPPHPTVTNASALTLAGSQALSPLVTTSPVPELGASELGASELGIAELGIAELGIAELGIAELGTSELTEPGATGYGSGLDRADGSPEPGDRPLSLNPVAADSHLQTSNFLAPDDYLASSEALLDSLPEDEPTAMPAWVEGLFSPLGLGSLLLLLLSSATLGYVIMNPTVVGNWGIDRWFSRSSPDVTTPAPEPVDPDPTAGPDLAAKEFVDLGLDNLSTVSPQSPSPAPGTPPGTPPPGTTAPDSAAPPGLLSNLKTAIDPTGEVTGNGVSPADTEAAPAPPAAVAPAAPRSAPAPAAPRSAPAPVTPPRSAPAPAPVALPAPTLAPPAPTAAVTVPATLSTPPVPDNPPAAAGFRVVTPYTSDRLLDQAQETVPDAYLKNSDTGANIQFGSFGDRDSAESLVQQLQEQGIDAQIQEP; encoded by the coding sequence ATGAACAATCCATTGACCCTATCAAACCGAGGGGATAGCCAGCAGCACCCCCAGGCCACAGCCCCTAACCCGGATGTGGCAGCGGTTTTAACCTGTTTGGATATCCGCCTAGAGGATGAACTCCAGCGCTACCGGCGACAAAAACGGATCCAACAGGCCCAAAACCAACCCCCGGTTCAGGGCAGTCCCCACAGTGGTCCCCTGGAGTTGCTAGGGCTGAAACGCTCCCAAGCAGTGGGATTAACGGCGGTTTCCCAAAAGTCTCCCCTGCCCAGTTTGCTGGTGGGTGGTAACACAGCGGGTTCTACGGTGGCTCCTTCTTTTAAGACGGGCATCGGTAAAGCGGGCATCGGTAAGGCGGGTTCAGGCAGTGGCGTACAGCCCTTCTCAGCGGGCACCGCGATCGCCCGCTCAGGCCCAGATCCCCAATCCCCCCAGAGTCCCGCCGCCCCCCCAGCCCGCCCTGCTCCCCCTAGCTCCCCCGCCCCAGGCTTGGGAAACTATCGCAGCGCCGCCGCCCCGGTTTCCCCGGCTCCCGTGTCTCCGGCTCCGGTCTCGCCCCCCCCAGCTTCGCCCCCGTCAGACTGGCAGGTGGATCCCTGGCTAGATTCAACCCCGCCCCCCGCCCCCGTCCCGACTGCCCCTGCTGCCCCGCCCACCCCTGTTGCCCCGCCCCCGGTTTCCCAGGCCCAATTGCTCCAGGCTCAATTGCTCCAGGCCCAATTACTCCAGGCTCAATTGCTCCAGGCCCAACGACCAGAGTCAGCCGTTGACCCCGTGGCTAGCCCCCGGACTCCGGAACCCAGCCCAGGGTCTCGGCCCAGTGCTAGGGATGCAGCGATCGCGGACAGCGATCGGGTTGCTGACACCCGTGTTGATAGCAGTATGGCCGTCGAGACTCCCCTGGATGGGTATGGGGATGCCCCCCTGGATCAGCACATGGCGCAACTCTTCCAGGAAGCCTTTCAATTTAGTGCCTTTGAGGATCAGTTTCTGGATCAGGTGGCGAGTACCTCCCAGGACGATGGGGTTGGGGCAGCAGACTCACGCAAGGCGGACACCTTTGGAGCGACGGCGGGTTTTGTGGGGATGCTCCCCGTGGCGATGGAGACCACAGCGATCCCTGATGATATTCCGGACTCCCTGGATTTGGACTTTGCCCCAGGGGATCTCGCTGCCCTGGAAAACCTGGATTTGAACCTTGAGACTGCTGCGGATCAGCCCCTGCTTTCCCCCGATCCCCTGACCCCGGACTCTGTTTCTACCCAGATCCAACCCCAGGCGTATGACCAGTCACGGGCACTGGATCGCCTAGAGGAGTTGGCAGCTCCGCCCCACCCCACCGTCACCAACGCCAGCGCTCTAACCCTCGCTGGTTCCCAAGCCCTCAGCCCTTTAGTTACGACTTCCCCAGTCCCTGAGCTAGGGGCATCTGAGCTAGGGGCATCTGAGCTAGGGATTGCTGAGCTAGGGATTGCTGAGCTAGGGATTGCTGAACTAGGGATTGCTGAACTAGGGACATCTGAGCTAACCGAGCCTGGGGCAACGGGGTATGGGTCCGGTCTAGATCGAGCCGATGGATCCCCAGAACCCGGCGATCGCCCCCTCAGCCTAAATCCAGTGGCAGCGGACAGCCACCTCCAAACCTCCAACTTCCTGGCTCCTGATGATTACCTCGCCTCTTCTGAAGCCCTGCTGGATAGCTTGCCGGAAGATGAACCGACCGCCATGCCTGCCTGGGTGGAAGGGCTATTTTCCCCCTTGGGCCTGGGGTCTTTGCTGCTGTTGCTGCTGTCCAGCGCCACCCTGGGCTATGTGATTATGAATCCGACGGTGGTGGGAAATTGGGGGATCGATCGCTGGTTTTCCCGATCCAGTCCTGACGTGACTACACCGGCCCCAGAACCTGTGGATCCCGACCCGACTGCTGGCCCAGATTTGGCCGCTAAGGAGTTTGTAGACTTGGGGTTAGACAACCTCAGCACCGTTAGCCCCCAATCCCCCAGCCCTGCCCCCGGAACGCCACCCGGAACTCCCCCCCCAGGAACGACTGCCCCAGACTCTGCCGCTCCCCCAGGACTCCTCTCCAACCTCAAAACGGCCATCGATCCCACGGGCGAGGTTACTGGCAATGGGGTTAGTCCTGCGGATACTGAAGCCGCCCCCGCCCCCCCGGCTGCTGTGGCTCCGGCAGCGCCCCGATCGGCTCCGGCTCCGGCAGCGCCACGATCGGCTCCGGCTCCGGTCACACCACCCCGATCGGCTCCGGCCCCGGCTCCGGTCGCACTGCCCGCCCCTACCCTGGCTCCTCCGGCACCCACAGCGGCAGTCACCGTGCCCGCCACCCTGTCCACCCCCCCGGTTCCCGATAATCCCCCCGCCGCTGCCGGGTTTCGGGTGGTCACCCCCTACACCAGCGATCGCCTCTTGGATCAAGCCCAGGAAACAGTGCCCGATGCCTACTTGAAAAACTCAGACACGGGGGCCAATATCCAGTTCGGATCCTTCGGCGATCGGGACAGCGCCGAAAGCCTAGTGCAACAACTTCAGGAACAGGGCATTGATGCCCAAATCCAGGAACCCTAA
- a CDS encoding DciA family protein, producing the protein MSPNSRRLQGLSALLQELSQRQSWQTSSPFEQLLQIWPDLVGISVAAQARPVRLERGILQVATISAVWAQNLQFERHHILAKVRQRLDLQVQEIRFSTALWSTVAASSLDPPVDRSTRTPVDRSTSTEHHQLWQNHPCRIPPDPTFTRDLASLSGAERSALRSALPHCPQCHCPTLQGELDRWSVCAFCAVKTW; encoded by the coding sequence ATGTCCCCCAACAGCCGCCGCCTCCAAGGTCTCAGCGCCCTACTCCAGGAACTGAGCCAACGACAATCCTGGCAAACCTCCTCCCCCTTCGAGCAACTCCTTCAGATCTGGCCCGATCTGGTGGGGATCTCCGTGGCGGCCCAGGCCCGTCCTGTGCGGCTAGAACGGGGAATTCTACAAGTGGCCACCATATCCGCTGTCTGGGCACAAAATCTGCAATTTGAACGGCACCATATCTTGGCCAAGGTGCGCCAACGTCTGGATTTGCAGGTGCAAGAGATTCGCTTTTCGACGGCCCTTTGGTCTACCGTTGCCGCTTCTTCTTTGGATCCTCCTGTCGATCGCAGCACCCGCACCCCTGTCGATCGCAGCACCAGCACCGAACACCACCAGCTTTGGCAGAACCACCCCTGTCGCATTCCCCCCGACCCCACCTTCACGAGGGATCTGGCTTCCCTGTCTGGGGCGGAGCGATCGGCCCTGCGATCGGCCCTGCCCCACTGTCCCCAGTGCCACTGCCCCACTCTCCAGGGGGAACTGGATCGCTGGTCAGTCTGTGCCTTCTGTGCGGTCAAAACCTGGTGA